One Bacillus sp. FJAT-52991 genomic region harbors:
- a CDS encoding ABC-F family ATP-binding cassette domain-containing protein has product MRVLTVNEMTKTYGEKVLFENLTFAISEKERIGLIGVNGTGKSSLLKIVAGKDLPDSGEMVAPNDYSIAYLAQEPEMDPELSVMDQLFLSEAPVIQLLKKYEQTLRQLEKEPNNQAVTEELFELQKRMDALDAWEANTNAEAILTKLGIHDFSRKIGELSGGQKKRVALAQVLIETPDLLILDEPTNHLDYETIGWLEDYLSKYTGAVLLVTHDRYFLDRVTNRMFELEGGRIYTYKGNYQSYIEQKAEREEQQAASEDKRRNLYRRELAWMRRGAKARTTKQKARIDRFEQLEGTLGQGPKKEQVDLAVKGSRLGKQVFELRDVSKSFDGKVILQDFNLLVKPGDRFGIVGKNGSGKSTFMNLLAGKLPFDQGEMITGQTVKIAYYTQERTDMDEKMRMIAYIRESAEVVTTKDGEQLSAAQMLERFLFPMHAHGTPIYKLSGGEKRRLYLLKLLMSQPNVLLLDEPTNDLDTATLTVLEDYLEDFPGVVITVSHDRYFLDKTATQLLEFQGNGVIDSYYGSYSDYLDQQAAREKLEAAPVKKVVQEKPQEKPKKKKLSYNEQREWAGLEAKMAEVEDRIAKAQQELDQVGSDFEKAQSLSEELEALNEELEHLIERWSYLSEFV; this is encoded by the coding sequence ATGAGAGTATTAACAGTGAATGAAATGACAAAAACGTACGGAGAAAAAGTGCTGTTCGAAAATCTCACATTCGCCATTAGTGAGAAAGAGCGAATCGGTTTAATTGGCGTGAATGGAACGGGAAAATCAAGCCTGCTAAAGATTGTCGCCGGAAAAGATTTGCCGGACAGCGGAGAGATGGTTGCTCCGAATGATTATTCGATCGCTTATTTAGCGCAAGAGCCGGAGATGGACCCGGAGCTTTCTGTCATGGATCAGCTATTTTTAAGCGAAGCACCGGTAATTCAATTATTAAAAAAATATGAGCAAACGTTAAGACAGTTAGAGAAAGAGCCGAATAATCAAGCGGTGACGGAAGAGCTGTTTGAACTGCAAAAGAGAATGGATGCTCTTGATGCGTGGGAAGCGAATACGAATGCGGAAGCCATTTTAACGAAGTTAGGCATTCATGATTTTAGCCGCAAAATCGGAGAGCTTTCCGGTGGACAGAAAAAGCGTGTCGCTTTGGCGCAAGTGTTAATTGAAACACCGGATTTGCTCATTTTAGACGAACCGACGAACCATTTGGATTATGAAACGATTGGCTGGCTAGAGGATTATTTAAGCAAATATACAGGTGCTGTGCTGCTTGTCACTCATGATCGTTATTTTCTCGATCGCGTGACGAATCGGATGTTTGAGCTTGAAGGCGGCCGTATTTATACGTATAAAGGCAACTATCAAAGCTATATTGAACAGAAAGCGGAGCGTGAAGAGCAGCAAGCTGCCTCCGAAGATAAGCGCAGGAACTTATATCGCCGTGAGCTGGCGTGGATGAGAAGAGGAGCGAAAGCGCGGACGACGAAGCAAAAGGCGAGAATTGATCGCTTTGAACAATTAGAAGGCACTCTTGGACAAGGGCCGAAAAAAGAGCAGGTCGACTTAGCTGTGAAAGGTAGTCGGCTTGGCAAGCAAGTATTTGAACTAAGAGATGTTTCGAAATCATTTGATGGGAAAGTAATTTTACAAGATTTCAACTTACTCGTGAAGCCAGGGGATCGATTTGGGATTGTCGGTAAAAACGGCAGTGGGAAATCGACGTTTATGAATTTATTAGCCGGAAAGCTGCCGTTTGATCAAGGCGAAATGATCACAGGACAAACCGTGAAAATCGCTTACTATACGCAAGAGCGAACGGACATGGATGAAAAGATGCGCATGATCGCCTATATTCGTGAATCAGCGGAAGTGGTCACAACAAAGGATGGCGAGCAATTATCTGCGGCGCAAATGCTTGAGCGATTTTTATTTCCGATGCATGCTCATGGCACACCAATTTATAAGCTGTCTGGTGGAGAGAAACGCCGCCTATATTTATTAAAATTATTGATGTCTCAGCCGAATGTTTTGTTACTCGATGAGCCGACGAATGATTTAGATACGGCGACGTTAACCGTTCTTGAAGATTATTTAGAGGATTTTCCAGGCGTCGTCATCACCGTTTCGCATGATCGATATTTCCTTGATAAAACAGCGACTCAGTTGCTGGAGTTCCAAGGAAATGGCGTGATCGATTCATATTACGGTTCGTATAGTGACTATCTTGATCAGCAAGCGGCGCGTGAGAAGCTAGAAGCCGCTCCCGTGAAAAAAGTTGTCCAAGAAAAACCACAAGAAAAGCCGAAAAAGAAAAAATTAAGCTATAATGAACAACGGGAATGGGCTGGCCTTGAAGCGAAAATGGCTGAGGTGGAAGATCGGATCGCCAAAGCGCAGCAAGAGCTCGATCAAGTAGGAAGCGATTTTGAAAAAGCACAAAGCTTAAGCGAAGAGCTAGAAGCATTGAATGAAGAGTTGGAGCATTTAATTGAACGCTGGAGTTATTTATCTGAATTTGTTTAA
- a CDS encoding formate--tetrahydrofolate ligase, with protein sequence MNIHTTVKSDIEIAQESVVKPIVEIAAKVGLTEEDLELYGKNKAKLTYETMETLATKPDGKVVLVTAINPTPAGEGKSTVAVGLADAFNQIGVKAMAALREPSLGPTMGIKGGATGGGYAQVLPMEEINLHFTGDIHAITTANNALAAFLDNHLHQGNELNIDPRRIVWKRALDLNDRALRQVIVGLGGPMQGVPREDGFDITVASEIMAVLCLADSLADLKSRLARMIVAYNYDKQPVTCGDLGVEGALTLLLKDALKPNLVQTIEHTPVLVHGGPFANIAHGCNSMVATKTARKLADYVVTEAGFGADLGAEKFLNIKARMAQIDPDAVVIVATIRALKMHGGQSKADLKQENVEALRKGLKNLKKHIETVQAFGLPAVVGINRFVTDTKAEIELLEQWCQQEGVEVSLTEVWEKGGKGGVDLAQKVVQTINQSPSRFKSLYELSQSLEEKMNVIVQQVYGGKGVEFSAKALKQLKEFDQHGWSDLPVCMAKTQYSLSDDQAKIGRPQDFTIHIRELIPKIGAGFIVALTGDVMTMPGLPKKPAACAMDVDDQGRAKGLF encoded by the coding sequence ATGAATATACATACAACAGTGAAGAGTGACATTGAAATTGCTCAAGAATCGGTCGTTAAGCCCATTGTAGAGATTGCCGCCAAAGTTGGTTTAACAGAAGAAGATCTTGAGCTTTATGGCAAAAATAAAGCGAAACTAACATATGAAACGATGGAAACATTAGCAACAAAGCCAGATGGAAAGGTGGTTCTTGTCACCGCTATCAATCCGACGCCTGCAGGGGAAGGGAAGTCGACGGTGGCCGTTGGGCTGGCAGACGCATTCAATCAAATCGGTGTGAAAGCAATGGCTGCTTTACGTGAGCCATCACTCGGGCCAACGATGGGAATTAAGGGCGGCGCAACAGGAGGCGGTTATGCACAAGTTCTCCCGATGGAGGAAATCAACCTTCATTTCACTGGAGATATCCATGCCATTACAACGGCGAATAATGCACTAGCCGCTTTTTTAGATAATCATCTTCATCAAGGCAATGAGCTAAACATTGATCCGCGTCGAATTGTCTGGAAACGGGCGCTCGATTTAAACGATCGGGCTCTTCGCCAAGTGATTGTTGGACTAGGGGGACCGATGCAAGGGGTGCCCCGTGAGGACGGTTTTGATATTACCGTTGCCTCTGAAATTATGGCCGTGCTTTGTTTAGCGGATAGCTTAGCGGATTTAAAAAGCCGGCTAGCTCGAATGATTGTCGCTTACAATTATGACAAACAGCCCGTTACTTGCGGCGATCTTGGCGTAGAGGGCGCGCTTACATTGCTATTAAAGGATGCTTTAAAGCCAAATCTTGTACAAACGATTGAGCATACACCAGTGCTTGTTCACGGTGGTCCATTTGCGAATATCGCTCACGGCTGCAACAGTATGGTCGCAACGAAAACTGCTAGAAAGCTAGCCGATTATGTGGTGACAGAAGCGGGCTTCGGTGCGGACCTTGGTGCAGAGAAGTTCCTTAATATTAAAGCGAGAATGGCTCAGATCGACCCGGATGCGGTCGTTATTGTCGCTACAATTCGCGCGTTAAAAATGCACGGCGGCCAATCTAAAGCGGACTTAAAGCAGGAAAATGTCGAGGCATTGCGAAAAGGATTGAAAAATTTAAAGAAACATATAGAAACGGTCCAAGCTTTCGGTCTGCCAGCTGTGGTAGGCATTAATCGTTTTGTGACGGATACAAAAGCAGAGATTGAATTGCTTGAACAATGGTGTCAACAAGAAGGGGTAGAGGTCTCCCTAACGGAAGTATGGGAAAAAGGAGGAAAAGGCGGCGTTGATTTAGCCCAAAAAGTCGTCCAAACGATTAACCAATCTCCATCTCGTTTTAAGTCGTTATATGAGCTTAGTCAATCATTAGAAGAAAAAATGAACGTGATTGTGCAACAAGTCTATGGAGGCAAGGGCGTAGAATTTTCTGCGAAGGCGCTGAAGCAGCTAAAAGAATTCGACCAGCATGGGTGGAGCGATTTGCCTGTTTGTATGGCGAAAACGCAATACTCTTTAAGTGATGACCAGGCAAAAATCGGAAGACCGCAAGACTTTACGATCCATATTCGTGAGCTGATCCCGAAAATTGGAGCTGGCTTTATTGTCGCTTTGACAGGAGATGTGATGACGATGCCGGGACTGCCGAAAAAACCAGCCGCCTGTGCCATGGATGTCGATGATCAAGGAAGAGCGAAAGGGTTATTTTAA
- a CDS encoding class I SAM-dependent methyltransferase yields the protein MNWGTRAKDQWNEKADDWHAKSKEMWETGSRKDLVSFLGAHVQQPAIVADLGCGDGYGSLKLYEKGYEIVGVDLSDKMVELAKTYKQEGLAFYQADLTQLPFEDESIQAVMAINSLEWTESPRDVLTEVKRVLAPNGKICAAILGPTAGPRANSYPRLTEEKVVMNTMMPWEFAKLAFEQGFNIIDEYHVYKDGVTAEHVVALPNELKQALTFMTVFMLEKQ from the coding sequence ATGAATTGGGGGACTCGAGCAAAGGATCAATGGAATGAGAAAGCGGATGATTGGCATGCTAAAAGTAAGGAAATGTGGGAGACGGGCAGTCGAAAGGATCTCGTTTCTTTTTTGGGGGCGCATGTTCAGCAACCTGCAATTGTCGCTGATTTAGGCTGCGGGGACGGATACGGAAGCTTAAAGCTGTATGAGAAGGGGTATGAAATCGTCGGTGTAGATTTATCTGATAAAATGGTGGAACTGGCGAAAACGTATAAGCAAGAGGGGTTAGCCTTTTATCAAGCGGATCTGACACAGCTTCCATTTGAAGATGAATCGATCCAAGCGGTGATGGCGATTAATTCTCTTGAATGGACAGAGTCCCCAAGAGATGTGCTGACGGAAGTGAAACGAGTGTTGGCACCTAATGGGAAAATTTGTGCGGCGATTTTAGGGCCGACTGCTGGCCCAAGAGCCAATAGCTACCCGCGCTTAACAGAAGAAAAAGTAGTGATGAACACGATGATGCCATGGGAGTTTGCTAAACTTGCCTTTGAGCAAGGGTTTAACATCATCGATGAGTATCATGTATATAAAGACGGGGTGACAGCTGAACACGTTGTTGCACTACCGAATGAACTAAAGCAAGCACTAACTTTTATGACGGTCTTTATGCTAGAGAAACAATAA
- the mntR gene encoding transcriptional regulator MntR — MPTPSMEDYIEQIFLLIDKKGYARVSDIAEALSVHPSSVTKMVQKLDRDEYLIYERYRGLILTDKGEKMGKRLVERHDLLEEFLQIIGVKEEFIYEDVEGIEHHLSWNSIDRIADLIEYFNESPKRRADLQAVQKKEE; from the coding sequence ATGCCTACACCTAGTATGGAAGATTACATAGAACAAATATTTTTATTAATAGATAAAAAGGGTTATGCTCGTGTATCTGATATTGCAGAGGCGCTTTCGGTTCATCCTTCATCTGTGACGAAAATGGTGCAAAAATTAGATCGGGATGAATATTTAATATATGAGAGATATAGAGGGTTGATTTTGACAGATAAAGGAGAGAAGATGGGCAAGCGGCTTGTTGAACGTCATGATTTGTTAGAAGAGTTTCTACAAATTATCGGGGTAAAGGAAGAATTTATTTACGAAGACGTGGAAGGTATTGAACATCATCTAAGCTGGAATTCGATCGATCGAATTGCTGATTTAATCGAGTACTTTAACGAAAGTCCGAAACGCCGAGCAGACTTGCAAGCTGTTCAGAAAAAAGAAGAATAA
- the cspD gene encoding cold-shock protein CspD codes for MQNGKVKWFNNEKGFGFIEVEGGDDVFVHFTAIEGDGYKSLEEGQEVSFEIVEGNRGPQASNVNKL; via the coding sequence ATGCAAAACGGTAAAGTAAAATGGTTCAATAACGAAAAAGGCTTTGGATTCATCGAAGTTGAAGGTGGAGACGATGTATTCGTACACTTCACAGCAATCGAAGGTGACGGTTACAAATCTTTAGAAGAAGGTCAAGAAGTTTCATTCGAAATCGTTGAAGGAAACCGTGGACCTCAAGCTTCTAACGTTAACAAGCTATAA
- a CDS encoding zinc-finger domain-containing protein: protein MDRKQLFTEVEEVLQTYCEGCLIKATFRKEYGKAYAHKFCITKCTVGERLKKYGEQLSNA from the coding sequence TTGGATCGAAAACAGCTATTTACAGAGGTAGAAGAAGTATTGCAAACTTACTGTGAAGGTTGCTTAATCAAGGCCACCTTTAGAAAAGAGTATGGTAAAGCGTACGCCCATAAATTCTGCATTACTAAATGCACGGTAGGGGAAAGATTGAAGAAGTACGGTGAACAGTTATCAAACGCATAA
- a CDS encoding reverse transcriptase-like protein, which translates to MKMKIRWQYEYKGRKAEFESDWLTKEHVLPIIEDFQKGGRMKSVAIVDELLNEWTVKEFKKLDQQLDEEPGEVEVYFDGGYDRHTRMASIGVVVYYKKNGQHWRLRRNDRLMQLESNNEAEYAALFRAIEALEELGVHHVPVVFHGDSQVVLKQLSGEWPCFEESFSQWLDRIEQKINDLGIEPLYQPIDRRKNKEADKLADQALQEVFVNSHSVIEE; encoded by the coding sequence ATGAAAATGAAGATTAGATGGCAATATGAATATAAGGGGAGAAAAGCGGAGTTTGAATCTGATTGGCTTACAAAAGAGCATGTGCTGCCGATTATTGAAGACTTTCAAAAAGGAGGTCGAATGAAGTCTGTTGCCATTGTGGATGAATTATTGAATGAATGGACAGTGAAAGAATTTAAGAAGCTGGATCAACAATTAGATGAGGAGCCAGGCGAAGTCGAAGTGTATTTCGATGGAGGATATGACCGGCATACCCGAATGGCTAGTATTGGTGTCGTGGTTTATTATAAGAAAAATGGACAACATTGGCGGTTGAGAAGAAATGATCGTCTTATGCAGCTTGAATCGAATAATGAAGCGGAATATGCTGCTTTATTTCGAGCGATTGAAGCCCTTGAGGAACTGGGCGTGCATCATGTGCCCGTTGTTTTTCATGGGGATTCTCAAGTCGTTTTAAAGCAGCTGTCAGGAGAGTGGCCATGCTTTGAGGAGAGTTTCAGCCAGTGGCTCGATCGAATCGAACAGAAGATCAATGATTTAGGCATCGAACCTCTTTACCAACCGATTGATCGCAGGAAAAATAAAGAAGCCGATAAACTAGCCGATCAAGCGTTGCAGGAAGTATTTGTGAATAGCCATTCAGTGATAGAGGAATAA
- a CDS encoding queuosine precursor transporter yields MFNEWFGFLFVLINFTIFLAMYRLFGRTGLFVWVGISTILANLQVVKTIEIFGLTATLGNTMYGTAFLATDLLNERYGKQEAKKAVWLGFFTLLLMTVLMQLVLLFEPGPTDFAQQPMEELFGLLPRIAIGSLVAYMVSQFADVYIFSLLQKKFPKDSQFWIRNNGSTMISQLLDTLVFTSIAFLGEFPMDVWWQIFISTYALKWIIAVMDTPFGYIAKRFPK; encoded by the coding sequence ATGTTTAACGAATGGTTTGGCTTTTTATTTGTTCTCATTAACTTTACTATATTTTTAGCCATGTATCGACTATTTGGACGCACAGGACTATTTGTGTGGGTCGGGATTTCCACTATTTTAGCGAACTTGCAAGTCGTGAAGACGATTGAAATATTCGGACTAACCGCGACATTGGGCAACACGATGTACGGAACCGCTTTTTTAGCAACGGATCTGTTAAATGAACGATACGGGAAGCAAGAAGCGAAAAAAGCCGTCTGGCTCGGTTTTTTCACTTTATTATTAATGACTGTGCTGATGCAGCTGGTACTGCTGTTTGAACCTGGGCCCACGGATTTCGCTCAGCAACCGATGGAAGAGTTGTTCGGTTTATTGCCTCGAATCGCGATCGGAAGCTTAGTCGCTTACATGGTGAGTCAATTTGCTGATGTGTATATCTTCTCCCTTTTACAAAAAAAATTCCCGAAAGACTCACAATTTTGGATTCGAAATAATGGAAGTACGATGATCAGCCAACTGCTCGATACCCTCGTCTTTACCAGCATTGCTTTTCTTGGCGAATTTCCAATGGATGTCTGGTGGCAAATTTTCATCTCGACGTATGCCCTTAAATGGATCATCGCTGTGATGGATACGCCATTTGGCTATATTGCGAAACGATTTCCGAAATAA
- a CDS encoding ribonuclease HI family protein — translation MVELYTDGASTGDPGWAGAGIFIKRDGKVERHKIPLGLCDTHEAEFLAVLKALELVQAHQSELISLRSDSQTVVHAIEKEYIHKEKYKLLLQQILELAKDYPLFFVKWIPRKENRADGLAREAIRMNDRGEK, via the coding sequence TTGGTAGAGTTATATACAGATGGAGCCAGTACGGGAGACCCGGGATGGGCTGGTGCTGGCATTTTTATCAAACGAGATGGAAAAGTAGAAAGACATAAGATTCCACTTGGCTTGTGCGACACGCACGAAGCGGAATTTTTGGCCGTGTTAAAGGCCCTTGAGCTTGTTCAAGCGCATCAATCGGAACTGATCTCGCTTCGAAGTGACTCGCAAACGGTTGTTCACGCGATCGAGAAAGAATATATACATAAAGAAAAATATAAGCTGTTATTACAGCAAATTTTAGAACTGGCCAAGGACTATCCGCTGTTTTTTGTAAAATGGATTCCTCGAAAAGAGAATCGGGCGGATGGGTTAGCCCGTGAAGCCATTCGAATGAATGATCGAGGTGAAAAATAA
- a CDS encoding DMT family transporter, translating to MKWFADFSLLLVALIWGVTFVIVQNAIEFLPPLLFNGIRFFLAFLILFTVLLFRKKIRELNAITWRNGLILGLCLAIGYAFQTIGLLYTTVSKAGFITGLSVVLVPILSLFILKKRPTPLAIIGSFIAATGLYLLTAGGEGGWNIGDFFVLIGAFGFAFHIIFTDAFTQQSSAVALTSVQILTVSVLCSLGGFIMEDWQTTLTADNLLQTHVWGALLITAFAATALAFFLQTHAQKFTTPTRVALLLAMEPVFAAITAFFWIDERLAAAGLTGCLLIFFGMILAEIPIHKFLPGHVVQKEK from the coding sequence ATGAAGTGGTTCGCTGATTTCTCTTTATTATTGGTTGCGCTCATTTGGGGAGTAACGTTTGTCATTGTGCAAAATGCCATTGAATTTTTGCCTCCCCTTTTATTTAACGGCATTCGCTTTTTTCTCGCCTTTTTGATTTTATTCACGGTTCTTCTATTCCGTAAAAAAATCCGGGAATTGAACGCCATCACGTGGAGAAACGGTCTCATTCTTGGCCTTTGTTTAGCGATTGGCTATGCCTTTCAAACGATCGGCTTATTATATACAACCGTATCCAAAGCAGGCTTTATTACCGGCTTAAGCGTCGTGCTTGTGCCGATTTTATCACTATTTATCCTAAAAAAGCGACCTACTCCTCTGGCGATTATTGGGTCGTTCATTGCAGCCACTGGCCTTTATTTACTGACAGCAGGCGGTGAAGGCGGCTGGAATATCGGGGATTTCTTTGTGCTGATTGGCGCGTTCGGCTTTGCCTTTCACATTATTTTCACCGATGCTTTTACCCAGCAATCCTCCGCTGTGGCCTTAACGAGCGTACAAATTTTAACCGTTTCCGTTCTTTGCAGTCTAGGCGGATTCATCATGGAAGATTGGCAAACGACGTTAACAGCGGATAATTTGCTGCAAACTCATGTGTGGGGCGCTTTGCTGATTACAGCCTTTGCGGCGACAGCACTGGCATTTTTTCTTCAAACGCATGCCCAAAAGTTCACCACACCAACGCGAGTCGCTTTACTATTAGCGATGGAACCCGTTTTTGCAGCTATCACCGCTTTCTTCTGGATCGATGAACGCCTAGCTGCAGCTGGTTTAACTGGCTGTCTGCTCATTTTCTTCGGAATGATTTTAGCGGAAATCCCTATTCATAAATTTTTACCGGGTCATGTGGTACAGAAAGAGAAATGA
- a CDS encoding S-layer homology domain-containing protein, translating to MKAFQIFMSLLLLFGLFSATPASAAVKSIDHYDIGDIDPEYRFYEAIERFVYMDIIDGYLESDLYEEDGEIYEYSYVAVRPDEKITRAQFTKILVNALSLKAGAQTKTFPDVKTSKWYYDYVRIASSQGIISGRSDGKFYPDENITRDQMAAMIYRAFRNTVTFPATSKTFKDVPSTSFAYEAVGKLAANGIVQGYGDTFKPHSQATRGQAIAILDRALHKESADPAAASAIKAVVDRNIKEEYQLTKEQNLPALEALYRETTTGYHLSYSLDSMTLLDDVEGGSVTFSMEPIGVHSLDVVTVKKRLAEVRIDNLKYKVSFTSPDMSFTMNINASGNAYLKKGEDGKWKIYNIVLDEDPEEKWQTEIASAANAS from the coding sequence TTGAAAGCATTTCAGATTTTCATGTCTTTATTGTTATTATTCGGTTTGTTTTCTGCTACACCGGCTTCAGCTGCTGTAAAGTCCATTGACCATTATGATATTGGGGATATCGATCCCGAGTATCGCTTTTATGAAGCCATTGAACGTTTTGTGTATATGGATATCATTGATGGGTATTTGGAATCTGATTTATATGAAGAAGATGGCGAAATATATGAGTATTCATATGTGGCGGTTCGTCCAGATGAAAAAATTACACGAGCACAATTTACAAAAATTTTAGTGAATGCCCTGTCTCTAAAAGCGGGCGCACAGACAAAAACATTTCCGGATGTCAAAACATCTAAATGGTATTATGACTACGTTCGCATCGCGAGCAGCCAAGGCATTATTTCAGGGCGCTCTGATGGAAAATTTTATCCTGATGAAAACATTACACGCGACCAGATGGCTGCCATGATTTACCGCGCGTTCCGTAATACAGTAACATTCCCAGCAACATCAAAGACATTTAAAGATGTCCCATCCACTAGCTTTGCTTATGAAGCGGTTGGAAAGTTAGCTGCCAATGGGATTGTTCAAGGATACGGCGATACATTTAAGCCACATAGTCAGGCTACCCGTGGTCAGGCGATTGCCATCCTTGACCGGGCATTGCATAAGGAAAGTGCTGATCCAGCGGCTGCATCAGCTATCAAAGCAGTTGTCGATCGCAACATTAAAGAAGAGTACCAATTGACGAAAGAACAAAACCTACCGGCACTTGAAGCTCTTTATCGTGAAACAACAACGGGCTATCATTTGTCTTATTCATTAGATAGTATGACACTGTTAGATGATGTTGAAGGAGGAAGCGTTACCTTTTCAATGGAACCAATTGGCGTTCACTCTCTTGATGTCGTAACTGTTAAAAAGCGCTTGGCGGAAGTAAGAATTGATAATCTAAAGTATAAAGTCTCATTTACATCACCAGATATGTCCTTCACAATGAACATTAACGCTTCAGGAAATGCGTATTTGAAAAAAGGTGAAGACGGCAAATGGAAGATTTACAACATTGTATTGGATGAAGATCCTGAAGAAAAGTGGCAGACAGAAATTGCTTCAGCGGCGAACGCATCCTAA
- a CDS encoding YwqG family protein — MQLQEKNRIKLERQLKDNGFEHAINYLMETTRQGVRCAKAGETDYIKPGRSRVGGDPDLPPQFAWPLTSDGTPMTFLAQLNMCDVAKHDVNELLPKTGMLSFFLGIDEPAYNIEHRVIWFDETEVLTAVRREPSGETALEDTYVGYDLEARPSLEPPGYAYVDMEQVENDEVTFGEYDDLFYEIRDQKDGDIIQLFGYPTEQHDDSEYEAALMILTGKEYEYSMDKALDEITAHFGGDKTKAKQEVTDMQMLLELETDDDVGFCWWDAGVLHFFIRKEDLIAGRFDRTYCSLYSS, encoded by the coding sequence ATGCAATTACAAGAAAAGAATCGAATCAAGCTGGAGCGGCAATTGAAGGATAATGGTTTTGAACATGCGATAAACTATTTGATGGAGACGACGCGGCAAGGGGTGCGTTGTGCAAAAGCGGGCGAGACCGATTACATAAAGCCGGGGCGTTCGCGCGTTGGTGGCGATCCAGATCTGCCTCCACAATTTGCATGGCCGCTCACATCAGATGGGACACCAATGACTTTTTTAGCTCAATTGAATATGTGTGATGTGGCGAAGCACGATGTGAATGAGTTATTGCCGAAGACAGGGATGCTGTCATTTTTTCTCGGAATTGATGAGCCAGCCTACAATATTGAGCATCGAGTCATATGGTTCGATGAAACAGAGGTGCTAACGGCTGTCCGTCGTGAACCATCAGGTGAGACTGCGTTGGAAGATACTTACGTTGGCTATGACTTAGAAGCGCGTCCATCACTGGAACCGCCAGGATATGCTTATGTTGATATGGAACAAGTAGAGAATGATGAAGTTACCTTTGGTGAGTATGATGATTTATTTTATGAGATTCGAGACCAAAAAGATGGTGATATCATTCAACTGTTCGGTTATCCAACAGAACAACATGATGATTCAGAATATGAAGCAGCCCTGATGATACTGACTGGTAAAGAATATGAGTATAGCATGGATAAAGCATTGGACGAGATCACAGCACATTTTGGCGGTGATAAGACGAAGGCGAAACAGGAAGTCACGGATATGCAGATGTTGCTGGAGCTGGAAACGGATGATGACGTTGGCTTCTGCTGGTGGGACGCAGGGGTACTGCACTTCTTTATTCGTAAGGAGGATTTGATTGCTGGGCGGTTTGATCGTACCTATTGCTCGCTTTATTCTAGCTAA
- a CDS encoding DUF4253 domain-containing protein — protein MLEAYPTLGHYADYLMKHDVWYFWWD, from the coding sequence GTGCTAGAAGCTTATCCAACACTTGGACATTATGCAGATTATTTAATGAAGCATGATGTTTGGTATTTTTGGTGGGATTGA
- a CDS encoding DUF6366 family protein, whose product MNRKETSEETREQLRQSELKNNPTGSLHDGLNRESNGNLNDLSGGMGWKGTGILILVLFFGYILYNLIF is encoded by the coding sequence ATGAATCGAAAAGAAACATCTGAAGAAACAAGAGAACAATTAAGACAAAGTGAATTAAAAAATAATCCCACTGGTTCTCTACACGATGGATTAAATAGAGAAAGTAATGGGAATTTAAATGATTTATCAGGTGGTATGGGTTGGAAAGGTACAGGGATATTAATTTTAGTATTATTTTTCGGTTACATTCTATACAACCTTATATTTTAA